In Marixanthomonas ophiurae, one genomic interval encodes:
- a CDS encoding universal stress protein: MKKIVIAIDYHPTSEKVAETGYKLAKKLGAQVCLLHVIADTRYYGMEHRTFLGYEGYNYPVNPEMDSQIENVAKDFLVKAALHLDNKVATKIKKGETAPCILEYANEWQADLIVMGTHSHSVLEKLFMGTEATKVLEKTQIPVFMVPVKK; this comes from the coding sequence ATGAAAAAGATAGTCATTGCAATAGATTACCACCCAACGTCAGAAAAAGTGGCAGAGACAGGTTATAAACTAGCCAAAAAACTAGGGGCACAAGTCTGTTTATTACACGTAATAGCAGACACACGCTACTACGGTATGGAACATCGTACGTTTTTAGGGTATGAAGGGTATAATTACCCAGTAAACCCAGAAATGGATTCTCAAATAGAAAATGTAGCCAAGGATTTTTTAGTAAAAGCAGCTTTGCATCTAGATAATAAGGTAGCGACCAAAATAAAAAAAGGCGAAACGGCACCATGTATTTTAGAATACGCAAACGAATGGCAAGCCGACCTCATTGTAATGGGAACGCACAGCCATAGTGTATTGGAAAAATTATTTATGGGAACCGAAGCGACAAAAGTCTTGGAGAAAACCCAAATACCGGTATTTATGGTACCAGTTAAAAAGTAG
- a CDS encoding multidrug effflux MFS transporter: protein MQKSQPTSQFEFVALMASLMSVVALSIDALLPALDIIGFDIGVTDIVNNQLLVTMIFLGLGIGPLLFGPLSDSLGRKPVVYMGFALFIVASFICVTATSLEVMVLGRILQGIGLSAPRTISIAIIRDLFRGDYMARIMSFVTVVFILIPVIAPTMGKFILDYYSWESIFYVQIGISLLVSLWFWKRQPETLSLENKKRFTPQVFVSGFKELIRHRRTIGFTIISGFVTGSFMVYLSSSQQIFEIQYNLKEEFPFIFAGLALSIGSAIFLNGTLVVKYGMEKLITTSLLAFFIVSIVYIILFHNSENPTIEILLIFFALQFFSIGFLFGNLRAMAMDPVGHIAGIASAITGFLSIVIAVPVSVFIGRFISETALPLFIGFSICSGVSLVLLFYLKMKRRKRQLVKK, encoded by the coding sequence ATGCAAAAATCCCAACCTACCTCCCAATTCGAATTTGTAGCGCTAATGGCATCGTTAATGTCGGTCGTAGCCTTGTCAATTGATGCGCTATTGCCCGCATTAGACATTATAGGTTTCGATATTGGTGTTACTGATATTGTGAATAACCAGCTGTTGGTTACTATGATTTTCCTTGGTTTGGGTATTGGCCCTTTGCTTTTTGGCCCTTTATCCGATAGTTTGGGTAGAAAGCCCGTTGTCTATATGGGGTTTGCTCTATTTATAGTAGCCAGTTTTATCTGTGTTACTGCCACTAGTCTTGAAGTTATGGTGTTAGGGCGTATTTTGCAAGGGATTGGTCTTTCAGCACCCCGAACAATTAGTATTGCAATTATCCGCGATTTGTTCCGAGGCGATTATATGGCGCGTATTATGTCGTTTGTTACGGTGGTTTTCATTTTAATACCAGTTATAGCGCCCACTATGGGAAAATTTATACTTGACTATTACAGTTGGGAAAGTATTTTTTATGTTCAAATAGGGATTAGTCTGTTGGTTTCCTTGTGGTTCTGGAAACGACAACCAGAAACCTTATCTCTTGAAAATAAAAAGCGTTTTACTCCCCAAGTATTTGTTAGCGGTTTTAAAGAATTAATACGCCACAGACGAACCATCGGTTTTACTATTATTTCTGGCTTTGTAACGGGTTCGTTTATGGTATATTTAAGCAGTTCGCAACAAATTTTTGAAATTCAATACAACTTAAAAGAAGAGTTTCCTTTTATTTTTGCGGGTCTGGCACTCTCCATTGGATCGGCCATTTTCTTAAACGGAACGTTAGTAGTTAAATACGGAATGGAAAAATTGATTACCACTTCCCTCCTAGCGTTTTTTATTGTTTCTATTGTTTATATCATTTTATTTCATAATTCTGAAAACCCAACTATTGAAATATTATTAATCTTCTTTGCCTTGCAATTTTTTTCTATTGGTTTCCTCTTCGGAAATTTACGAGCGATGGCGATGGATCCTGTTGGTCATATCGCGGGGATTGCATCGGCTATTACCGGATTTCTCTCAATTGTTATTGCGGTGCCGGTTAGTGTTTTTATTGGACGGTTTATTTCTGAAACAGCCTTACCCTTATTTATAGGGTTTTCTATTTGTTCAGGCGTGTCTTTGGTGTTATTGTTCTATTTGAAAATGAAACGTAGAAAAAGACAACTTGTAAAAAAGTAG
- a CDS encoding DUF4251 domain-containing protein has protein sequence MKTMLFMLSLLLISCGSTQTATQEGEMSQVQQWANDKQFTIESQYANPLRGNQISLIGNTNFLTFNQDNVSAYLPFYGQRQSGNVLDGGPIEFEGNPKDVELIYNQRKKSSIISFTISEKGESYKVTVTLYDNKNSTITVNSSQRDFMRYEGTVEALPEDDN, from the coding sequence ATGAAAACCATGTTATTTATGCTTTCCCTGCTTTTAATAAGTTGCGGAAGCACCCAAACCGCCACACAGGAAGGCGAAATGAGCCAGGTACAGCAATGGGCTAATGACAAACAATTTACTATTGAATCGCAATACGCCAATCCGTTACGAGGAAACCAAATTAGCTTAATAGGAAACACTAACTTTTTGACCTTTAATCAAGATAATGTCTCTGCATATTTACCTTTTTATGGACAACGCCAAAGTGGTAATGTTTTAGACGGTGGTCCTATTGAGTTTGAAGGCAACCCGAAGGACGTAGAATTAATCTACAACCAAAGGAAAAAATCCAGTATTATATCGTTTACTATTTCAGAAAAAGGGGAGAGCTATAAGGTAACTGTAACGCTTTATGACAACAAGAACAGTACAATTACCGTAAACAGTAGCCAACGTGATTTTATGCGGTATGAAGGTACGGTAGAAGCATTACCTGAAGACGATAACTAA
- a CDS encoding formate/nitrite transporter family protein, giving the protein MTKEEQEQEQIDNELENSQTSDDNTAKSHGEILKQQICEGQEVYKKSPLSILVSSFTAGLEIGFSYLLLASLFFFLHGKVAEDTVFKMLSFVYPVGFIMVIVGQSLLFTEQTSLLTLPVLNKKQTISNLLKLWGLVIFGNLLGGWAMAALLVWIGPELHLFDAETISKIAVHVTDYSMWVILASAVLAGWLMGLLSWVISSSKDTISRIFIIYMITAVLSFAGLHHSIVGNVEVFAGLLVPSSLSIGDYAAFQAVALLGNAIGGAVFVALLKYRAFVTNIKYN; this is encoded by the coding sequence ATGACAAAAGAAGAACAAGAACAGGAACAAATAGATAACGAGTTAGAAAACTCACAAACTTCTGATGACAACACAGCAAAATCACACGGAGAGATACTAAAACAACAAATTTGTGAAGGGCAAGAGGTATACAAAAAGAGTCCCTTAAGCATCTTAGTAAGTTCCTTTACCGCCGGACTTGAAATAGGGTTCAGCTACTTATTATTAGCGTCTCTATTTTTCTTTCTACATGGTAAAGTAGCAGAAGACACCGTGTTTAAAATGCTTTCGTTTGTATATCCTGTTGGATTTATAATGGTAATTGTTGGACAATCATTATTGTTTACAGAACAAACTTCATTACTAACCTTGCCAGTACTCAATAAAAAGCAAACCATTAGTAATTTATTGAAATTATGGGGATTAGTAATTTTCGGAAACTTATTAGGAGGTTGGGCCATGGCAGCTCTTTTAGTATGGATAGGCCCTGAATTACACCTGTTTGATGCTGAAACAATATCTAAAATTGCTGTTCACGTAACAGATTACAGTATGTGGGTTATTCTAGCAAGTGCTGTTTTAGCAGGATGGCTCATGGGCTTACTGTCTTGGGTAATTTCTTCATCTAAAGATACCATAAGCCGAATTTTTATTATTTATATGATTACTGCCGTCCTTTCTTTTGCAGGATTACATCACAGCATTGTAGGTAATGTAGAAGTATTTGCGGGTCTTTTAGTGCCTTCTTCCTTATCTATTGGTGATTATGCAGCTTTTCAAGCGGTAGCTTTATTAGGAAATGCCATTGGTGGTGCTGTGTTTGTGGCTCTTTTAAAATACCGGGCTTTTGTAACCAACATTAAGTATAATTAA
- a CDS encoding NADPH-dependent F420 reductase, with amino-acid sequence MKIGVIGSGNIGGNLGKHWAKAGHEVLFTSRHPEQLNDLVREAGGNSKAVSLDEAWEANADVYLLATPFKAIDELSELYAGEYGDKILIDATNPYPERDGEMAQEVKDSNRNASEYTAMKFNTAKTAKAFNTIYADHLKDRAFRETDKLAVPFAAQDEESKQVTQKLIEDIGFDSVYIGELKDTGIMDPDQKIYGKSTSRSNLESML; translated from the coding sequence ATGAAAATAGGAGTTATAGGAAGTGGAAACATAGGAGGTAATTTAGGGAAACACTGGGCCAAAGCTGGTCATGAAGTATTGTTTACCTCAAGACATCCAGAACAGTTAAATGATTTAGTGCGAGAAGCTGGGGGAAATTCAAAAGCAGTAAGCTTAGATGAAGCTTGGGAAGCTAACGCTGATGTATATTTATTAGCAACACCCTTTAAGGCAATTGATGAATTAAGTGAATTATATGCTGGGGAGTATGGTGATAAAATATTAATAGATGCTACAAATCCATATCCTGAGCGCGATGGTGAAATGGCGCAAGAAGTGAAAGACAGTAATCGAAATGCTTCAGAGTATACCGCCATGAAATTCAATACCGCCAAAACAGCTAAAGCATTTAATACTATTTATGCAGATCACCTAAAAGATCGCGCATTTAGAGAAACTGATAAATTAGCGGTACCTTTTGCTGCTCAAGATGAAGAAAGTAAACAGGTAACTCAAAAACTAATTGAAGATATTGGTTTTGATTCGGTTTATATTGGTGAATTAAAAGATACGGGGATTATGGACCCTGATCAGAAAATTTATGGTAAATCAACCTCAAGAAGTAACCTGGAGTCTATGCTTTAA
- a CDS encoding nitroreductase family protein, with the protein MSQTTPIEKETPTEYAIYPLIKERWSPRVFSEKNISEEQVKTLLEAGRWAPSSSNQQPWRIVWGIKGSETYDRIFNCLHKFNKGWAGNAQVLWACAFKKDMPNGENENFHALHDLGLFMGNVCTQAQSMGIAVHQMAGIDFKGAQKEFNFPDNYHVATAAAFGYYGGNPDVLDDDLKKQELKKERSRKKQSEFAFNGNFQK; encoded by the coding sequence ATGAGTCAGACTACACCAATTGAAAAAGAAACCCCAACCGAATACGCTATTTATCCATTAATAAAAGAACGATGGAGTCCGAGGGTTTTTTCTGAAAAAAATATTTCAGAAGAACAAGTAAAAACCCTACTCGAAGCCGGTAGATGGGCACCTAGCAGTAGCAACCAGCAGCCTTGGCGAATCGTTTGGGGAATTAAGGGCAGCGAAACCTACGATAGGATTTTTAATTGTCTGCATAAATTTAACAAAGGCTGGGCAGGCAATGCACAAGTTCTTTGGGCCTGTGCATTTAAAAAAGACATGCCAAATGGGGAAAATGAAAATTTTCATGCGCTACACGATTTAGGTCTATTTATGGGTAATGTTTGTACGCAAGCACAGAGCATGGGCATTGCGGTACACCAAATGGCTGGGATTGACTTTAAAGGCGCACAGAAAGAATTTAACTTCCCTGATAATTATCATGTTGCTACAGCAGCAGCTTTTGGATATTATGGTGGAAACCCAGACGTTCTAGATGACGACTTGAAAAAACAAGAGCTCAAAAAGGAGCGAAGCCGAAAAAAACAATCTGAATTTGCCTTCAATGGAAATTTTCAGAAATAG
- a CDS encoding aconitate hydratase, with product MGLNVTQKLIKEHLIEGEMTPGKEIGLKIDQALLQDATGTLVQLELEAMKLDRAKTEVAVQYVDHNLLQTDFKNADDHVFLHSAAQRFGLWFSRPGNGVSHPVHMERFGKPGKTLVGSDSHSCAAGSLGMLAIGTGGLDVAAAIAGQPYFVKMPKIMGVKVTGKLPDWVSAKDVILEMLRRHDVKGGVGKIIEYYGEGLKHLSAMDRHVIANMGAELGATTTVFPSDIETKRFLKSQEREDDWREIIADDDCEYDLHEEIVLDELVPLIALPTSPGNVVPVSEVAGKKISQVVIGSSANPGLRDFWIAGAIVKGKATDEDVSFDINPTSRQIIQNMIDNKTFGNLITAGARFHQSGCMGCIGMGQAPASGTISLRTMPRNFPDRSGTKDDQVHLCSPETAAASALTGKITDPRDLEKLYDMKYPKWTPRELHIINTDMLVAPPEDTSKIELKKGPNIASIPHIQDLQDSYSVPVQLKMGDNVSTDEILKAGAEVLPFRSNLPEISKYSYTVIDPTFYDRAMKSKDQYGGHIVVAGGNYAQGSSREHAALAPKYLGQVAVLAKSYARIAWQNLVNFGILPLEFENNDDYEKIEQGDMIQFKNLREDVENRNTITVTIKKESGNIEIPTKHSMSDRQIRVLLKGGIINDFKERLGA from the coding sequence ATGGGATTAAACGTAACACAAAAACTGATAAAAGAACATTTAATTGAAGGGGAGATGACCCCTGGAAAAGAAATTGGTCTAAAAATAGACCAAGCCCTTTTACAAGATGCAACCGGTACCTTAGTACAACTAGAATTGGAAGCTATGAAGCTAGACCGAGCCAAAACTGAAGTAGCTGTACAATATGTGGACCATAACTTACTGCAAACTGACTTTAAGAATGCCGATGACCACGTATTTCTACACAGTGCTGCACAAAGGTTTGGATTATGGTTTAGTCGGCCAGGAAATGGAGTGAGCCACCCTGTACATATGGAACGTTTTGGAAAACCTGGAAAAACTTTAGTGGGTAGTGACAGTCACTCTTGTGCTGCAGGTTCGCTAGGCATGTTGGCCATTGGTACTGGAGGATTGGATGTTGCAGCAGCCATTGCTGGACAACCTTATTTTGTTAAAATGCCTAAAATAATGGGTGTAAAAGTAACGGGTAAGCTACCAGATTGGGTGAGCGCTAAAGATGTTATTCTAGAAATGCTCCGCCGTCACGATGTAAAAGGAGGAGTAGGAAAAATAATTGAATATTATGGCGAAGGGCTCAAACATTTAAGTGCTATGGACCGCCACGTGATTGCTAATATGGGAGCAGAATTGGGAGCAACCACTACTGTTTTTCCCAGTGATATAGAAACTAAACGATTTTTAAAAAGCCAAGAAAGAGAAGATGATTGGCGAGAAATCATAGCCGATGACGATTGCGAATACGATTTACATGAAGAAATTGTGTTAGATGAGCTAGTTCCTTTAATTGCTTTACCTACTAGCCCAGGAAATGTAGTTCCCGTGAGCGAAGTGGCTGGTAAAAAAATAAGTCAGGTGGTTATTGGATCTTCGGCAAACCCTGGATTGCGTGACTTTTGGATTGCAGGAGCCATTGTAAAAGGGAAAGCTACAGATGAAGATGTCTCTTTTGATATCAACCCAACAAGTCGCCAGATTATCCAGAATATGATAGACAATAAAACCTTCGGAAATTTAATTACCGCTGGTGCCCGGTTTCACCAAAGTGGTTGTATGGGCTGTATAGGAATGGGACAAGCACCCGCGAGTGGCACGATAAGTTTACGAACCATGCCGCGAAACTTCCCAGATAGAAGTGGAACCAAAGACGATCAAGTACACTTATGTAGCCCAGAAACGGCAGCAGCTTCGGCGTTAACCGGAAAAATAACCGACCCACGAGATTTAGAGAAATTATACGATATGAAATATCCTAAGTGGACTCCAAGAGAACTGCATATAATAAATACCGATATGTTGGTAGCTCCACCAGAAGACACCTCAAAAATTGAATTGAAAAAAGGACCGAATATTGCTTCAATACCACATATTCAAGACCTTCAAGATAGCTATAGCGTACCTGTGCAATTAAAAATGGGTGATAATGTTTCGACTGATGAAATATTAAAGGCAGGAGCCGAAGTGCTTCCGTTTAGAAGTAATTTACCCGAAATAAGTAAGTACAGTTACACGGTGATTGATCCCACTTTTTACGACCGCGCAATGAAAAGTAAAGATCAATATGGCGGTCATATAGTAGTTGCTGGTGGTAATTATGCGCAGGGAAGTAGCCGAGAGCACGCTGCTTTAGCCCCTAAATACTTAGGGCAAGTAGCTGTACTCGCCAAAAGTTACGCTCGTATTGCTTGGCAAAACCTAGTGAACTTTGGAATCTTACCATTGGAATTTGAAAACAATGATGATTACGAAAAAATTGAACAAGGGGATATGATTCAGTTTAAAAACCTACGGGAAGATGTGGAAAACCGAAATACCATAACTGTTACTATTAAAAAAGAAAGCGGTAATATAGAAATCCCTACAAAACATAGTATGAGTGATAGACAAATACGGGTATTGCTAAAAGGTGGTATTATTAATGACTTTAAAGAAAGGTTAGGCGCATAA
- a CDS encoding TerC family protein, whose translation MTVWIIFIAVIIIFLALDLGVFNRKAHIIKTKEASIWTSVWVSLALAFSGVIYWLFSNGMVENPTGLTPNTAVIKYITGYLIELSLSIDNVFVIAVIFSSFKIPEKYQHRVLFWGILGAIVFRALMIFFGVALINKVDWIVYVFGGFLLYTAFKMLTSSEENFNPKQSPMYRFLRKLFPITHKIEGEQFFIKRMGIRAATPLFIALMVIELTDVLFALDSIPAILAITADPFIVFSSNILAILGLRSMYFLISRMLQKFRYINYSLVVILAFVGVKMILSHHVEIPEWVSLGIIVLALAAGIIASIYIPSEKEPIQEK comes from the coding sequence ATGACCGTTTGGATTATTTTTATTGCCGTCATTATTATCTTTTTAGCTCTTGATCTAGGAGTATTTAATCGAAAAGCACACATTATAAAAACCAAAGAAGCTTCTATCTGGACATCCGTCTGGGTGAGTTTAGCTTTAGCTTTTTCGGGTGTTATTTATTGGCTTTTTAGTAACGGAATGGTTGAAAACCCTACCGGGCTTACCCCAAATACTGCTGTTATAAAATACATAACGGGATATTTAATCGAATTATCATTAAGTATTGATAATGTGTTTGTGATTGCCGTTATATTTTCTTCGTTTAAAATTCCTGAAAAATACCAGCACCGTGTATTGTTTTGGGGAATTTTAGGCGCAATTGTTTTTAGAGCTTTAATGATCTTTTTTGGGGTGGCTTTAATAAACAAGGTAGACTGGATTGTTTATGTGTTTGGTGGCTTTTTACTATACACTGCTTTTAAGATGCTAACTTCTAGTGAAGAAAATTTTAACCCCAAGCAATCACCGATGTATCGGTTTCTTAGAAAGTTGTTTCCAATTACCCATAAAATAGAAGGGGAACAGTTTTTTATAAAACGTATGGGGATTCGAGCCGCTACTCCTCTATTTATAGCATTAATGGTTATAGAATTAACCGACGTTCTCTTTGCACTAGATAGTATACCAGCAATTTTAGCGATTACTGCAGATCCTTTTATTGTCTTTAGTTCGAATATTTTGGCTATTCTTGGATTACGATCTATGTATTTTTTAATTTCAAGAATGCTTCAAAAGTTTCGGTATATTAATTATAGTTTAGTTGTTATACTCGCTTTTGTAGGTGTAAAAATGATTCTTTCTCACCACGTTGAAATACCAGAATGGGTATCGCTGGGTATTATTGTATTGGCCTTGGCAGCAGGAATTATCGCATCGATTTATATACCTTCAGAAAAAGAACCTATTCAAGAGAAATAA
- the hpf gene encoding ribosome hibernation-promoting factor, HPF/YfiA family, producing MNINFEYDNVTASERLEALATDKINKLVNKYDFIVRADVFFEAENTSDAETGRKTKIQLSAPGPRLFAEESKEKFEISLAEVINQLDRQLQKRKAKMKTH from the coding sequence ATGAACATTAATTTTGAATATGACAACGTAACTGCAAGTGAACGATTAGAAGCCCTTGCTACAGATAAAATAAATAAATTAGTAAATAAGTATGACTTCATTGTACGAGCAGATGTTTTTTTTGAAGCAGAAAACACTTCAGATGCTGAAACGGGAAGAAAAACAAAAATTCAATTAAGCGCTCCTGGGCCAAGATTATTCGCTGAAGAAAGCAAGGAAAAGTTTGAGATTTCGTTAGCCGAAGTTATTAATCAATTAGACAGACAGCTTCAGAAGCGAAAAGCAAAAATGAAAACACATTAA
- a CDS encoding arsenate reductase family protein: MKEMGGIARDDRQLTLIYSSNTRVGKHTLSYLQGIDEKIEAVDISKVKVTGTQWVELAKAMGKEVGDLVDKRKMEDKDTNTSEFDTDDWIKILQNNNEVLTQPIAINGKKTEQIENPPDVMNFFGVESAGIEKTMHTDKPNIEPKTEDENFK; the protein is encoded by the coding sequence ATGAAAGAAATGGGAGGAATCGCAAGAGACGATAGACAACTTACATTAATTTATAGCAGTAATACCCGTGTGGGTAAGCACACTCTAAGCTATTTACAAGGAATAGACGAAAAAATAGAGGCAGTAGATATTTCAAAAGTTAAGGTGACTGGTACCCAATGGGTGGAATTAGCTAAGGCGATGGGAAAAGAAGTTGGCGATCTCGTCGATAAACGAAAAATGGAAGACAAAGATACCAACACCTCTGAATTTGATACGGACGATTGGATAAAAATACTTCAAAACAACAATGAAGTACTTACACAACCTATAGCTATTAATGGAAAAAAAACCGAGCAAATTGAAAACCCACCAGACGTGATGAACTTCTTTGGGGTAGAATCTGCTGGGATTGAAAAAACAATGCATACCGATAAGCCCAATATAGAACCTAAAACCGAAGATGAAAACTTTAAATAA
- a CDS encoding pseudouridine synthase encodes MHELEDKHYLLYKPYGYLSQFVNNGPKKNTKRLLGELYDFAEGTMAVGRLDEDSEGLLLLTTDGKVSYEICSGAIEKEYYAQVDGIVTLAAIEKLQQGVEIGNSGRKYKTKPCHAFRLTEDPNLPKRAKKIRDSRHGPTSWVSITLTEGKFRQVKKMTAAVGFPTLRLARVRIGNLKIENMQAGEVIPSETLMV; translated from the coding sequence ATGCACGAATTGGAAGACAAACACTATCTTTTATACAAACCGTATGGCTATTTAAGTCAGTTTGTAAATAACGGTCCTAAAAAAAATACCAAAAGATTATTAGGTGAATTATATGATTTTGCTGAAGGAACTATGGCGGTTGGGCGCTTAGATGAAGACTCTGAAGGATTATTATTATTAACAACAGACGGAAAAGTAAGTTATGAAATTTGTAGCGGAGCTATTGAAAAAGAATACTACGCTCAAGTAGATGGGATAGTTACTTTAGCAGCTATTGAAAAGCTACAACAGGGTGTTGAAATAGGAAATAGTGGAAGAAAATATAAAACCAAACCTTGTCATGCTTTTCGTTTAACAGAAGATCCTAATCTACCAAAACGAGCTAAAAAGATTCGTGATAGTCGCCACGGTCCTACTTCTTGGGTTTCGATAACCCTTACAGAAGGAAAATTTAGACAAGTTAAGAAAATGACGGCGGCAGTTGGGTTTCCAACACTTCGTTTAGCGAGGGTTCGAATAGGTAATTTAAAAATAGAGAATATGCAAGCCGGCGAGGTAATTCCTTCGGAAACTTTAATGGTATAA